One segment of Pseudodesulfovibrio sp. 5S69 DNA contains the following:
- a CDS encoding flagellar motor protein MotB: MAEQEAMEQQGGGPQSDPPKPDEGIPPWMATFADMVTLLLCFFVLLLSFTNQDVTNFRKLMGSIQEALGVQYEDSSALSVPYADTTFKERASVRENRQIVELGVILKKAIRAKDLTHMAKVSSDKSGVMLRLSNQVVFDKGSVELTAEARQALEMVIESMKKTNFNLVIRGHTDGEVPESRQYGSNWALSAARAARCLRYILDHSDIPATRMKAVGYGGSKPLLPSTSEENRRANRRVEFFFLPPGRSKW, encoded by the coding sequence ATGGCCGAACAGGAAGCAATGGAACAGCAGGGTGGGGGACCCCAGTCCGACCCGCCCAAGCCCGACGAGGGGATTCCGCCGTGGATGGCCACTTTTGCCGACATGGTCACGCTGCTGTTGTGCTTTTTCGTCTTGCTGTTATCGTTCACCAACCAGGACGTAACCAACTTCCGCAAGCTCATGGGTTCCATCCAGGAGGCGTTGGGCGTGCAGTACGAGGACAGCTCCGCGTTGTCCGTTCCGTATGCCGATACAACCTTCAAGGAACGGGCAAGCGTCCGGGAGAACAGACAGATTGTCGAGCTCGGAGTGATTCTCAAGAAGGCCATCCGGGCCAAGGACCTGACCCACATGGCCAAGGTCAGTTCGGACAAGTCGGGGGTCATGCTCCGATTGAGCAATCAGGTGGTTTTCGACAAAGGGTCCGTGGAGTTGACCGCCGAGGCCAGGCAGGCCCTGGAAATGGTCATCGAATCCATGAAAAAGACCAATTTCAACCTGGTCATTCGGGGCCACACCGACGGCGAGGTGCCCGAGTCCCGACAGTACGGCTCCAACTGGGCCCTGTCCGCGGCCCGCGCTGCCCGCTGCCTGCGCTACATCCTCGACCATTCGGACATCCCGGCCACCCGCATGAAGGCCGTGGGTTACGGCGGCTCCAAGCCGCTCCTGCCAAGCACCTCCGAGGAAAACCGCCGCGCCAACCGCCGCGTGGAGTTCTTCTTTCTACCGCCCGGCCGCTCCAAGTGGTAG
- a CDS encoding TetR/AcrR family transcriptional regulator, translated as MNTTDDLEKPTRERILAESIRVFGRLGYRKSSMESLAAAADRSKQGLYLHFSGKHELFQASLRYYLDQGLGLARAQLASPGQTLSARLLYAMEAWFGRHKDTFAADALDVAVAGLRITNENGEQYQAVYRREIARAIAAAGKETAGSAADIAQVLFVCGLSWKEPGLSREEFLARMALCIKVCLREE; from the coding sequence ATGAATACCACAGACGATTTGGAAAAACCCACTAGGGAACGCATCCTGGCCGAATCCATCCGCGTATTTGGCCGTCTGGGCTACCGGAAGAGTTCCATGGAGAGCCTGGCCGCTGCCGCGGACCGGTCCAAGCAGGGCCTGTATCTGCATTTTTCCGGGAAACATGAATTGTTCCAGGCCAGCCTCCGCTATTATCTGGACCAGGGGCTGGGCCTGGCCCGGGCGCAGCTGGCGTCGCCCGGCCAGACCCTTTCTGCCCGACTCCTGTACGCCATGGAGGCCTGGTTCGGGCGGCACAAGGATACCTTTGCGGCCGATGCGCTCGACGTGGCCGTGGCCGGCCTGCGGATAACGAACGAGAACGGCGAGCAGTACCAGGCCGTGTACCGCCGCGAGATCGCCCGGGCCATCGCGGCGGCGGGCAAGGAAACCGCCGGTTCCGCGGCCGATATCGCCCAGGTGCTGTTCGTGTGCGGCCTGAGCTGGAAGGAGCCGGGGTTGTCCCGCGAGGAATTCCTGGCTCGCATGGCCCTGTGCATCAAGGTTTGCCTGCGGGAGGAGTAG
- a CDS encoding aldehyde dehydrogenase family protein has product MKTIDRSFINGEFKPTRGTGQFDLYDPSTAEIIGRTVLGDERDMLDAIESAREAFKTFSRTSVAERGEMLLRLHEALRKREDALVETAILEYGSPVTATVGRTRAAANAFLEARETLLDYPFEMAAGKKLVVMEPVGVVGAITPFNADYGHICGKLAPAIAAGCTVVVKPSENNGLETELLCRCIQEADIPPGVVNVVEGRGEALGPVLCGHPDVALINFTGSTRVGKEIAALGAGTMKRFCLELGGKSPNIILDDADIDKAAALALVIGFSNSGQACHAGTRLLVPKKRLKEVEASLKRAVAKLKIGHLLDADSFIGPLVSRKQFETVQAYIRSGLDEGAQLLAGGPGHPEGLGGYYARPTIFTKVSPSMRIAREEIFGPVIAVMTYEDEEQAVEMANDTVYGLAAFIISADQDRAMRIGRRIHAGMVVVNDTIGAVVAGPPAPLGGMKESGLGRAGGRWGLEAYLEPKVIA; this is encoded by the coding sequence ATGAAGACCATCGACCGATCTTTCATCAACGGGGAATTCAAACCCACCCGGGGCACCGGCCAGTTCGACTTGTACGATCCCTCCACGGCGGAGATCATTGGGCGGACGGTTCTGGGCGATGAGCGGGATATGCTGGACGCCATCGAATCGGCCAGGGAGGCGTTCAAGACCTTCTCAAGGACATCGGTCGCCGAGCGCGGGGAGATGCTCCTTCGCCTGCACGAGGCCTTGAGAAAAAGGGAAGACGCGTTGGTCGAAACGGCGATCCTCGAATACGGCTCGCCGGTAACGGCCACCGTGGGCCGGACGCGCGCTGCGGCGAACGCGTTTCTGGAGGCCCGCGAGACCCTGTTGGATTATCCTTTTGAAATGGCGGCGGGCAAGAAGCTGGTCGTCATGGAGCCGGTGGGCGTCGTGGGGGCCATTACGCCTTTCAATGCCGATTACGGCCATATCTGCGGCAAACTGGCCCCGGCCATCGCGGCCGGTTGCACCGTGGTCGTCAAGCCCAGCGAGAACAACGGCCTTGAGACGGAACTCCTGTGCCGGTGCATTCAAGAGGCGGACATCCCGCCGGGAGTGGTCAACGTCGTGGAAGGGCGGGGCGAGGCTTTGGGACCGGTTTTGTGCGGGCATCCAGATGTGGCCCTGATCAACTTTACGGGCTCGACCCGCGTGGGCAAGGAAATCGCCGCGCTGGGAGCTGGGACCATGAAGCGGTTCTGTCTGGAACTGGGCGGCAAATCCCCCAACATCATTCTGGACGATGCCGACATCGACAAGGCCGCCGCCCTGGCCTTGGTTATCGGGTTTTCCAACAGCGGACAGGCCTGCCACGCCGGGACCCGGCTGCTGGTGCCGAAAAAACGGCTGAAGGAGGTCGAGGCGAGCCTGAAGCGCGCAGTCGCCAAGCTGAAAATCGGGCATCTCCTCGATGCGGACTCGTTCATCGGCCCCCTGGTGAGCCGGAAACAGTTCGAGACGGTCCAGGCGTACATCCGGTCCGGCCTGGACGAGGGGGCGCAGCTCCTGGCCGGGGGACCGGGCCACCCGGAAGGGTTGGGCGGGTATTACGCGCGGCCGACGATCTTCACCAAGGTGTCGCCGTCCATGCGGATCGCCAGGGAAGAGATATTCGGACCGGTTATCGCGGTCATGACCTATGAAGACGAGGAGCAGGCCGTGGAAATGGCCAATGACACGGTGTACGGCTTGGCGGCCTTCATTATTTCCGCCGACCAGGACCGGGCCATGCGGATAGGCCGCCGCATCCATGCGGGCATGGTCGTGGTCAACGATACGATCGGCGCGGTCGTGGCCGGGCCGCCCGCTCCCCTCGGTGGCATGAAAGAATCGGGATTGGGCCGCGCCGGGGGCCGCTGGGGGCTTGAGGCGTACCTGGAGCCCAAGGTGATTGCCTGA
- the hxsD gene encoding His-Xaa-Ser system protein HxsD, producing the protein MLSDNIVERLDDGKLMLRFSKEYYLREAIFAAAYKFTDKCAVKIEPVGEVHIGVILEERLGLEKEALKKIAMDFANEALDQQVRLDLEARNGRIRELIVRHAFSPISDLESELNDK; encoded by the coding sequence GTGTTGTCCGACAATATAGTTGAACGGTTAGACGATGGAAAACTTATGCTCCGATTCAGCAAGGAATACTACCTTCGTGAAGCTATATTTGCAGCAGCGTATAAGTTTACCGATAAGTGCGCCGTGAAAATTGAACCAGTTGGAGAGGTGCATATCGGGGTGATCTTAGAGGAAAGATTGGGATTAGAAAAAGAAGCCCTTAAGAAGATCGCAATGGATTTTGCGAATGAGGCATTAGATCAGCAGGTTCGATTAGATTTAGAAGCACGAAATGGGCGAATTAGAGAGTTGATTGTTAGACATGCTTTTAGCCCAATATCTGACCTTGAGAGTGAGCTAAATGACAAATGA
- the hxsB gene encoding His-Xaa-Ser system radical SAM maturase HxsB: protein MTNDNYYRLLPIRFKPAGNKLLLTTEAGDFHFVSTTEFDDILGGSLSEESKLFQDLKSKDFLATSKAELIRSIDMSSTRYRSRKRFLSDFTSLHMMVVTLRCNQRCEYCQVSCEDDVAYKYDMKPDVARKIVDYIFMSPSSCIKIEFQGGEPLLNWETVKSTIEYAELKNKSFNKNLDFVLCTNLTLIDENKLLYLKEHNVDISTSLDGTEGIHDANRVLRTGGGTYRQFIEKLSIARDICGHDKIGALMTTTSVSVDDLRPVVDEYIRLGFNGVFFRALNPYGFASDNDAKLGYNIDRFVDSYKKGLEYIIELNLSGKTFVEYYTLLLLTRILTPFSTGFVDLQSPSGAGISGVIYDYNGDVYPADEGRMLARMDDQKFLMGNVFTHSYSGIFEGEVLKDIVSKSCLEVMPGCSDCAYHPYCGADPVRNYLETGDVVGARPISPFCQKHMGIFDYLFSLIEEDRRDVMDVFWSWITRLPLKEVRGEDD from the coding sequence ATGACAAATGACAATTACTATAGGCTGCTTCCTATTCGTTTCAAACCTGCGGGCAACAAGTTATTACTAACTACAGAGGCTGGTGATTTTCATTTTGTCTCTACAACAGAATTTGATGATATTCTTGGAGGTAGCCTTTCTGAAGAGTCTAAATTGTTTCAAGATTTAAAGAGTAAAGACTTCTTGGCTACAAGCAAGGCAGAGCTAATTCGCTCTATAGACATGTCTTCCACTCGTTATAGGTCAAGAAAGAGGTTTTTAAGTGATTTTACCAGTTTGCATATGATGGTTGTAACTCTTCGTTGCAATCAACGATGTGAATATTGCCAAGTCTCGTGCGAAGATGATGTGGCTTACAAGTATGATATGAAACCAGATGTGGCTAGGAAGATTGTTGACTATATTTTTATGTCGCCATCGAGCTGTATTAAAATAGAGTTTCAAGGAGGTGAGCCACTTCTCAATTGGGAAACTGTTAAATCAACTATTGAATATGCTGAATTAAAGAACAAATCATTTAATAAAAATTTAGATTTTGTTCTCTGCACTAATCTTACACTTATTGATGAAAATAAATTACTGTACCTTAAGGAGCATAATGTCGATATATCGACATCGCTAGATGGCACAGAGGGTATTCATGATGCAAATCGTGTTCTAAGAACAGGTGGCGGAACATATCGGCAATTCATTGAGAAGTTAAGTATTGCAAGAGATATTTGTGGTCATGACAAGATCGGTGCATTGATGACAACTACATCTGTATCGGTTGATGATCTTAGGCCTGTGGTTGATGAATATATTCGACTTGGATTTAATGGTGTTTTTTTTAGGGCACTCAATCCATATGGATTTGCTTCAGATAACGATGCAAAGCTTGGATACAATATTGATAGATTTGTTGACAGTTATAAGAAAGGCCTTGAGTATATAATTGAATTGAATTTAAGCGGTAAAACGTTTGTTGAGTATTATACGCTTTTGCTACTCACAAGAATATTAACTCCATTTTCTACAGGTTTTGTTGACCTACAATCACCTTCCGGTGCTGGAATAAGTGGTGTCATCTATGATTACAATGGAGATGTATACCCGGCAGATGAGGGACGTATGTTGGCTAGGATGGACGATCAGAAGTTCCTTATGGGTAATGTTTTTACTCATAGCTATAGTGGTATATTTGAGGGTGAGGTGTTAAAAGATATTGTTAGTAAATCATGTCTTGAGGTGATGCCTGGATGTTCAGACTGTGCATATCACCCATATTGTGGTGCTGACCCTGTGAGAAACTATTTGGAGACTGGTGATGTGGTGGGGGCTAGACCGATATCTCCATTTTGCCAAAAACATATGGGTATATTCGACTACCTCTTTTCTCTTATTGAGGAAGATCGACGGGATGTGATGGATGTCTTTTGGTCCTGGATCACTAGACTTCCATTGAAGGAGGTAAGGGGTGAAGACGATTAA
- the hxsC gene encoding His-Xaa-Ser system radical SAM maturase HxsC — protein MKTINGEYSKMKDEVVGRLISHRLPLKNRNGMILVTDRVKLSDVGYAGIISTTESSNLIAPSYAYFPDFSSEVFNEGDVVSITPSAQINFLWEVDQQNNVLFLTEACNCRCLMCPQPPQAHNPRLIKTAKQVLNLAPESYEGEICITGGEPTLCGGDFLEILRSCREKYPSAKIIVLTNGKTFSDFDFAKSVAELNTGALFAVSLHADIDSLHDLIVGSENSFQKTQSGLYNLARLCLPVEIRIVVSRINYSRLRSLAEYIFRNYPFSFHVAFMALEVTGLAVSNFERVWIDPVDYKMELEAALHELNRRGMRVSAYNHPLCLIHKRAWRYARKSISAWKNSYLPKCSSCSVLQQCCGVFTTSGESLSSNIKPIC, from the coding sequence GTGAAGACGATTAATGGTGAATATTCTAAAATGAAGGATGAGGTTGTTGGTCGTTTGATATCTCATCGTCTTCCGTTAAAAAATCGTAATGGGATGATCCTTGTTACAGACAGAGTTAAACTATCAGATGTCGGTTACGCGGGTATTATCTCTACAACTGAATCTTCAAATCTTATTGCACCATCGTACGCCTACTTTCCAGATTTTTCTTCAGAGGTGTTCAACGAAGGCGATGTAGTTAGTATAACCCCTTCAGCTCAAATTAATTTTCTTTGGGAAGTTGACCAGCAAAATAACGTCTTATTTCTCACCGAGGCGTGTAATTGTCGTTGCTTGATGTGCCCTCAGCCTCCTCAGGCTCATAATCCGAGGCTCATCAAGACAGCGAAGCAGGTGTTGAATCTTGCGCCTGAGTCCTATGAAGGGGAGATATGTATAACCGGCGGTGAGCCTACACTGTGTGGTGGTGATTTCTTAGAAATACTTCGGAGTTGTAGGGAGAAATATCCGTCTGCAAAAATTATAGTTCTTACAAATGGGAAGACATTTAGTGACTTTGATTTTGCTAAGTCTGTTGCCGAGTTAAATACTGGTGCTCTTTTCGCTGTTTCATTACATGCTGATATTGATTCATTGCATGATTTGATTGTCGGATCAGAAAATAGCTTTCAAAAGACGCAATCTGGGTTGTATAATCTTGCAAGGTTATGTCTTCCTGTAGAAATAAGGATCGTTGTCAGTCGGATTAATTATTCTAGGTTGAGAAGCCTCGCAGAATATATATTTCGGAATTATCCATTCTCATTCCATGTTGCATTTATGGCTTTAGAGGTGACAGGACTAGCTGTAAGCAATTTTGAAAGAGTATGGATTGATCCTGTGGATTATAAGATGGAATTAGAGGCAGCTCTTCATGAGCTTAACCGGAGGGGGATGAGAGTTTCTGCCTACAATCATCCATTGTGCCTGATTCATAAAAGGGCATGGCGGTATGCAAGAAAATCAATATCTGCCTGGAAAAATAGTTATCTGCCTAAATGTTCCTCTTGTTCGGTATTACAGCAGTGTTGTGGTGTTTTTACTACATCCGGTGAGAGTTTGAGTAGTAATATTAAGCCTATATGCTAA
- a CDS encoding thermonuclease family protein, translating into MKLDTPYRLGFFALLLTASLLSPPSGWARQDKIYAETATIARIISVYDGDTFRCDLACYPPLVGENIGIRVNGIDTPEMKDRRPEVKALAIKARDYVRKWFEEAQTVELRNLRRGKYFRIVADVYVDGVSLAERLIELGYAHPYDGGTKQKW; encoded by the coding sequence ATGAAACTAGACACTCCATATCGACTCGGATTCTTCGCCCTACTACTCACTGCCTCCCTACTCAGTCCCCCCTCAGGCTGGGCAAGGCAGGACAAGATTTATGCGGAGACTGCCACCATCGCCCGTATCATCAGCGTGTATGATGGGGACACCTTCCGGTGTGATCTGGCCTGCTACCCTCCCCTCGTAGGTGAGAACATCGGTATTAGGGTCAACGGGATAGACACCCCAGAGATGAAGGACAGGAGGCCAGAGGTAAAAGCCCTAGCCATCAAGGCCCGAGACTATGTGCGGAAGTGGTTTGAGGAGGCTCAGACTGTCGAATTACGGAATCTGAGGAGAGGAAAATACTTCAGGATTGTAGCTGATGTGTACGTGGATGGCGTAAGCTTAGCAGAACGCTTGATTGAGTTGGGATACGCTCATCCCTATGACGGTGGTACCAAACAGAAATGGTAG
- a CDS encoding recombinase family protein yields the protein MNTGRGQQIGYVRVSTLDQNTGRQLDGMRLDKVFEDKASAKDTNRPNLQACMDYLREGDTLHVHSIDRLARNLQDLEQLVILLNGKGVTVHFHKEHLIFTGEDNPTQVLMFQIIGAVAQFERALIRERQREGIAQAKSRGIHCGRMAVLSESQVQEINERLSQGETKKALAKEYGVSRQTLYNALERHSA from the coding sequence ATGAATACGGGTAGAGGGCAACAAATAGGCTACGTGAGAGTGAGCACCCTGGATCAAAATACGGGGCGGCAATTGGATGGGATGAGGCTGGATAAGGTCTTTGAGGACAAGGCCAGTGCAAAGGATACCAATAGGCCAAACCTCCAAGCCTGTATGGACTACCTCAGGGAGGGCGATACCCTTCATGTGCATAGCATTGATCGGCTTGCTAGGAACCTTCAGGACCTTGAACAGTTGGTCATACTCCTTAACGGAAAAGGGGTAACGGTCCATTTCCATAAGGAGCACCTGATATTCACAGGAGAGGATAACCCTACACAGGTATTGATGTTCCAGATCATAGGCGCAGTAGCCCAATTTGAGCGTGCGCTTATCAGGGAGCGACAGCGAGAGGGGATAGCTCAGGCGAAGAGTAGAGGCATTCATTGTGGGCGTATGGCCGTGCTGAGTGAGTCCCAGGTACAGGAGATAAATGAGCGACTCAGCCAGGGTGAAACGAAGAAGGCGCTTGCCAAGGAATATGGGGTTAGCCGTCAGACTCTTTACAATGCTTTGGAGCGGCATTCCGCTTGA
- a CDS encoding site-specific integrase has protein sequence MLSQMIQDFMDEGKRVSRWTLKTVDEYEAVYSLFLRIVSDMPVGSLSYPVMREYKQTLLRLPPNMNKSPLYRGKTVKQILNMKIRKSLSPSSINKALTRVSSLFKWAVKNGYIQANWAEGMHIATGKTPQQERKAYTVGELNRLFNSPRYTKDTFTSPYMFWLPAMGLFTGCRLEELCQLHLEDIREVCGVWVLDINDNGVKRVKTANSKRLVPIHPFLLELNLPGYAQELQNQGHDRLFPEITSYRDGFGHKPSRWFNDRFKKTVGINEIGKDFHSFRHTFITQLKQSQVDYVMLKEVVGHVVEGETLGRYGKRFSPDIVFERLVSRLEYPGLHIGHLLTSRYAR, from the coding sequence ATGCTCTCCCAGATGATTCAAGACTTCATGGATGAGGGAAAGCGAGTATCCCGCTGGACCCTGAAAACGGTGGATGAGTATGAGGCTGTTTACAGTCTATTCCTGAGGATCGTAAGCGACATGCCAGTAGGAAGCCTAAGCTACCCCGTTATGAGAGAGTATAAGCAGACTCTCCTCAGACTACCTCCCAACATGAACAAGTCACCGCTCTACCGAGGCAAGACGGTGAAGCAGATACTCAACATGAAAATTCGCAAGTCGCTATCCCCTTCCAGCATCAACAAGGCCCTAACTAGAGTTTCTTCACTCTTCAAATGGGCCGTTAAAAATGGCTACATCCAAGCGAACTGGGCTGAAGGTATGCACATAGCCACAGGCAAAACGCCTCAGCAGGAAAGAAAGGCATATACGGTTGGTGAACTGAACAGGCTGTTCAACTCCCCCAGATACACAAAGGACACCTTTACAAGCCCCTACATGTTCTGGCTACCTGCCATGGGCCTATTCACCGGCTGTAGATTGGAAGAGCTATGCCAGCTCCATTTGGAAGACATCAGGGAGGTTTGCGGGGTCTGGGTATTGGATATTAACGACAACGGTGTGAAGCGTGTTAAAACCGCGAATTCCAAGAGACTCGTACCGATCCACCCATTCTTGCTTGAGCTTAATCTACCAGGATACGCGCAAGAGCTACAAAACCAAGGCCATGACAGGTTATTCCCTGAGATCACTTCCTACCGTGATGGATTCGGGCATAAGCCCTCTCGTTGGTTCAATGACCGATTTAAAAAGACTGTAGGAATTAACGAGATCGGCAAAGACTTCCATAGCTTCAGGCACACCTTCATTACTCAACTAAAGCAAAGCCAAGTAGACTACGTGATGCTTAAAGAGGTTGTCGGCCATGTTGTTGAGGGTGAGACTCTGGGGAGATATGGCAAGAGGTTCAGTCCAGACATAGTGTTTGAGAGATTGGTATCCCGATTGGAGTATCCTGGGCTACACATTGGGCACCTACTCACCTCTAGGTATGCGAGGTAA